CATGGCGGCCGTTGAACGGTACGTGCAAAATCTGGCGGCAGTAGTCAAGCCGTATCTGATTACCAACGGCGGCAACGTCATTATGCTGCAGGTGGAGAATGAGTATGGCAGTTATGGCAATGACCGGAATTACATGAATGCAATGAAAAATCTGTGGAGTGCGCAGGGAATAGATGTTCCCTTTTATACTTCAGATGGAGCCACCGAATATATGCTCGAAGCCGGCGCACTGCCTGGTTGTGCAGTCGGTCTTGATCCATGTGGAAATATGGATGATTATAATCTTGCACGGAAAATGAACCCCGGCGTCCCTGTATTTGGAAGTGAAATTTATCCGGGCTGGCTCACACATTGGGGCGAAGAATGGCAGCGTCCCGACACCGCGGATCTGTTGAACAATGTTCGCTTCTTGCTCGAAAATAAAATTTCTTTCAACCTTTATGTTTTGCACGGCGGCACAAATTTCGATTTTTATGCGGGAGCCAATTCGGGTGGAACCGGCTATCAGCCAGATATTACAAGCTATGATTACGATGCGCCCATCAATGAGCAGGGACAACCGACACCGAAATATTTTGCATTGCAAAAAGAAATATTGAAATACAAAACAAAATCAGAAAAACGCTTCAAAATGCCTGAGCCGGTACCGGCTATGGAGATTCCTGAAATTGCAATGACAGAATTTGCATCTGTGTGGAATGCGCTTCCGGAGCCGGTTTTATCAGTTCAGCCAAAACCATTCGAAGCCTACAATTTGTATTACGGATTTGCAGTTTACAAAACCACTTTGATTGGACATAAATCGGGAAACCTCGCCATAACTGACTTGCATGACTATGCCACTGTTTTTCTGGATGGAAAATTTGTTGGAACAATCGACAGAAGTAAAGGCGAAACATCAATAAAACTACCAGCTTCGGAAAGCAAAAATCCTGTTCTTGAAATTTTTGTTGAAGGTATGGGGCGTATCAATTTCGCGCAGCAGCTTATCGACCGAAAGGGAATCACGGAGCGCGCTACATTGAATGGCATGACCCTGATGAATTGGGAAGTGTACTGTTTGCCTATGGACTCAGCGTACATCGCCCGGCTCGACAATACAAAATCAGAAAACAGGCCGGGGAAATTTTTCAAAGGAACTTTTTCTCTTGAGAAGACCGCAGACACATTCATCGATATGTCGCAGTACACCAAAGGTGTTGTCTGGGTGAATGGTCACAATCTGGGCCGATACTGGAACATTGGTCCGCAACAACGTTTGTATTGTCCGGCGCCTTTTTTAGAAGAAGGAAAAAACGAAATTATTATTTTAGATTTGTTGCAAATGGATGCGAAGTCGGTGACCGGGAAGAAGAATCTTTATTGAAAAAAATCATCATGCTACCACTCGCAGTATTCCTCAAAGGCGACTTCGGCATCTGAATAACCCAGTAAAATAGCCTGATACAGGTCGATGCAGGCTTTTTCGTAATAACGATAATCGAAATAGGTCAGGCCACGGTAATAATAAGCTTTTCCGCTTGTTGAGTCTATAGAAATGGCAGCATCAAAGTCTTTCCAGGCGCCGTCCAGATCCTTATTGTCCCATTTTGAAATTCCTCTGGCAATGTAGGCTTCGGTATATTTTGGATCAAGCGAAATGGCATAATCAAAATCAGCAATGGCACCAACATGATTTTCCTGGGCCTCTTTTTCAATGCCGCTGGAATAATAGTTAACGGCAGTTTGATCGGACACCGGCTCCTGACACTGTGCTGCAAGAGCAAATGAGATGAATAATAGTAGCGCGAGTATTTTTTTCATCAGTATAATGTTTTGAATTATTAGACAAATATAATCATTTGTGTTATTTACATCATACAAGGATGTGAAATATTGAAGGCCTCAACTGTTGTTATTCTCTTCGGTATTGTCAGTTATCTGAAGAAATAAGTTACTATGAACCGCCTACAAATATTATCTTTGAATTCAAATTCAATCAATATGTCTGTTCTAAGTTTTGGATACTACATTGACGGAAAACCCTACAAAGTTTTAGATGAAAGGCGCATGAGGGCTAGCGCCGGCATCATGATGCTGCTGGGAACCATTGCAACAATCAACGGATTCGTTCTGCATCAGTATGCAATCATACCATACATCATGGGGTTTTTTGTGATTAATTTTTTGATTGGTCTTTTTATTAACCCCTTGTTTTCGCCAACTGTCTTGTTGGCATGGTTATTTGTCCGGCGGCAGTCGCCGATACCCATTGGCGCGGTTCAGAAAAAATTTGCATGGAGCATTGGGTTTATGCTTTCAACAGCTATTTTTATTTTATCACTTTACCTGCAGACCGACGAGTCGTATTTTCACAATGTATGCATGCTTTGCATGTTGTGTCTGTTGATGCTTTATCTCGAAACAGCATTTGCCATCTGTGTTGGTTGTAAAGTATATGATCTGGCTATTAGAGCAAGGCTGCTCCCCAAGCCCAAAGAAAGACCCAATTGCATGGGCGACAGCTGCGAAACGAAATAGGAGGGAATTGTGTGTTTGGATAAACTGCTTGCATTACAGATTCAGTCGTTGATTCCGTAGTGCATTGATCATTCTTGAAGTTTTTTCAATCTGGTCGCGACTTTGATTTGCAATAGTCTCTTCAATGAATTCCAGTTCGGTTGAAATAATTATTTGATTGAGCAGTTCCATTAAACTACTATAAGCATATTGATAGAAATGCGCTTGATCTTTCGCACTGGTTCTCGAGCTTCCTTCTGCAAGATTGGAGCATACGGAAATGGAGGCACGTCTCATTTGTGTTACCAGACCAAACTTTTCATAGTCTGGAAATGTGACAGTGAATTTATACACCATCTTCGACAAAATTTTGCTTTCTTTCCAAGCTTCCAGCTTTTCAAAACTATAAGTAAATCCCATTTTATTTTGATTTTAAATTGAACTTCTCAACTTCTCAACTCCTCAACCTCTAAACCTCTAAACTCCTAAACCTCTAAACTTCTCAACCCCTAAACCTCTAATGCGCTTCCAGCCACGTCATTCCATGTCTCACGTCTACTTCCACCGGAACTTTCAGCGGTAGTGCGGCTTTCATCAGTCTTTCAATCTCCGGTTTTACAATATCAATTTCTTCTTTCGGCACATCGAACACCAATTCATCATGCACCTGCAAAATCATTTTTGTTTGCAGCCCGCTGTTTTGAAGCCATTCGTAAATGTTGATCATGGCCAGTTTGATCATGTCGGCCGAAGAGCCCTGAATGGGGGCATTGATGGCATTGCGTTCTGCAAATCCGCGCACAAAACTATTGGTCGAATGAATGTCTTTCAGATAGCGCCGGCGATGTTTCAGTGTTTCAACAAATCCGTTCGCACGTGCAAACAGAATGGTGTCGTCCATATATTTTTTTATTCCGGGAAATTGTTCAAAATAATTTTCGATGATATCCGCAGCTTCTTTTCTGCCAATTCCAAGTCGCTCCGAGAGCCCGAATGCAGAAATGCCGTAAATGATTCCGAAGTTCACCATTTTTGCATGTCGGCGTTGTTCTGGTTT
Above is a window of Bacteroidetes bacterium GWF2_43_63 DNA encoding:
- a CDS encoding four helix bundle protein, translating into MGFTYSFEKLEAWKESKILSKMVYKFTVTFPDYEKFGLVTQMRRASISVCSNLAEGSSRTSAKDQAHFYQYAYSSLMELLNQIIISTELEFIEETIANQSRDQIEKTSRMINALRNQRLNL
- a CDS encoding beta-galactosidase, with amino-acid sequence MKFNSFIGVLLLFSAASLSAQKETRHTFAMDSVNFLLDGKPYQIISGEMHYARIPHEYWRHRIQMAKAMGCNTIATYVFWNYHETSEGVFDFETENRNLAEYLEIAKEEGMWVLLRPGPYACAEWDLGGIPPYLLSIPDIKLRCMDTRYMAAVERYVQNLAAVVKPYLITNGGNVIMLQVENEYGSYGNDRNYMNAMKNLWSAQGIDVPFYTSDGATEYMLEAGALPGCAVGLDPCGNMDDYNLARKMNPGVPVFGSEIYPGWLTHWGEEWQRPDTADLLNNVRFLLENKISFNLYVLHGGTNFDFYAGANSGGTGYQPDITSYDYDAPINEQGQPTPKYFALQKEILKYKTKSEKRFKMPEPVPAMEIPEIAMTEFASVWNALPEPVLSVQPKPFEAYNLYYGFAVYKTTLIGHKSGNLAITDLHDYATVFLDGKFVGTIDRSKGETSIKLPASESKNPVLEIFVEGMGRINFAQQLIDRKGITERATLNGMTLMNWEVYCLPMDSAYIARLDNTKSENRPGKFFKGTFSLEKTADTFIDMSQYTKGVVWVNGHNLGRYWNIGPQQRLYCPAPFLEEGKNEIIILDLLQMDAKSVTGKKNLY